The Paenalcaligenes faecalis genome has a window encoding:
- a CDS encoding ATP-dependent helicase — protein MSRAPRFIPRGVIPTSEQQAIQCSQHRISLIEANAGAAKTTTLALRIGEALARGLAPQQILGLVFTPEALAVLQQRLIDLGVSPFVVRKLALHTIEGFSRQTLAFWEESAPPSLATLHELKPIAIESLERLSLLYADTEHELDFRTHHVALSQFFQSQLRLKASLGLQSQEDESITEKALIAGVTLTDFLWTQQYEQLRQSPYEGVLFRGPFDGTYDLACALQESPDLLQLLPDYRLVVVDELHDANEASFQILRALLSKDKTYLVAAGDKDQVIYKQLAADASYLHERFAAYFTHLQTYPLSYTYRHGPYLAYAVAAFKKKKVDSALALGTQIHVHQYQESETELAMQPVLNAILLWQKQGGRLDQCAVLLRDEHQSIHLENSFLKAGIAYQLHGFTGYLQRDEILFLRGLMALALNGLSHIGSMEIRKKIVHALALFSEIHLADSLLQEAASEIAEFPQLLSTFYQGQIQRTGSAQGRWRISEALHFLEQVDENTRAAEVLTQLCEQLDMLNVAKRIYVFDHQATVIQKSIAGFIQVAADLQLSLRDFYTWCAQTDEAGAQAAQALVVCTVAQAKGKEYEHVLMPLLEQGEFPSAKNSGQIEHNLFYVGITRTQKRLSLFVPQDSHKVSDYLAELQLEQVKAPALERLQQLQQQPYLVKPVPANAGSFVAPQRASVAYASSSASQNSYADGRIDLRVPFADKDQAKSLGARWDPVKKTWYVPADLDESAFKRWRG, from the coding sequence ATGAGCCGCGCGCCACGTTTTATACCTAGAGGGGTGATTCCAACCTCTGAGCAGCAAGCCATTCAATGCTCTCAGCATCGTATTAGTTTGATTGAGGCGAATGCAGGGGCAGCAAAAACAACCACATTGGCATTGCGCATAGGCGAAGCCTTGGCACGCGGTTTGGCCCCGCAACAAATTCTGGGTTTGGTTTTTACCCCAGAGGCCTTAGCCGTTTTACAGCAGCGTCTTATCGATTTAGGTGTTTCGCCTTTTGTTGTTAGAAAATTAGCCTTGCATACGATAGAGGGGTTTTCACGGCAGACCCTTGCTTTTTGGGAGGAGTCGGCGCCGCCCTCTTTAGCGACGTTGCATGAGTTAAAGCCTATCGCGATTGAGTCACTGGAACGATTGAGCCTGTTGTATGCCGATACGGAACATGAGCTGGATTTTCGTACTCACCATGTGGCGTTGAGCCAGTTTTTTCAAAGTCAGTTGCGCTTGAAGGCAAGTCTCGGTTTACAGTCTCAAGAGGACGAAAGCATCACAGAAAAAGCCCTGATAGCAGGGGTGACGCTAACAGATTTTTTGTGGACACAGCAGTATGAGCAGTTACGACAAAGCCCTTACGAAGGAGTGTTGTTTAGAGGGCCTTTTGACGGTACTTATGACCTAGCTTGTGCCTTACAAGAGTCGCCCGATTTATTGCAGCTATTACCCGATTATCGCTTGGTTGTGGTGGATGAGTTACATGATGCGAATGAGGCTTCCTTTCAGATTTTGCGAGCCCTTTTATCCAAAGATAAAACCTATTTAGTGGCTGCTGGCGATAAAGACCAAGTGATTTATAAACAACTGGCTGCTGATGCCAGTTATTTACATGAGCGCTTTGCAGCCTATTTTACTCATCTGCAAACCTACCCTCTCAGCTATACCTATAGACATGGCCCCTATTTGGCTTATGCGGTTGCCGCCTTTAAAAAGAAAAAGGTGGATAGTGCCTTGGCTTTAGGCACACAAATTCATGTGCATCAGTACCAAGAGTCCGAAACTGAATTAGCCATGCAGCCTGTGTTGAATGCTATTTTGTTGTGGCAAAAACAAGGTGGACGTTTAGATCAGTGTGCGGTGTTATTACGTGATGAGCATCAATCTATTCACCTAGAAAACAGTTTTTTAAAAGCAGGTATTGCCTATCAGCTACATGGTTTTACGGGGTATTTGCAGCGCGATGAGATTCTATTTTTACGTGGTTTGATGGCACTGGCACTCAATGGATTAAGCCATATTGGCTCAATGGAAATCAGAAAAAAAATAGTTCATGCCTTGGCGTTATTTAGTGAGATTCATTTAGCTGATAGCCTGTTGCAAGAGGCGGCTAGCGAGATCGCCGAGTTTCCTCAATTACTCTCTACTTTTTATCAAGGTCAGATACAGCGCACGGGTTCAGCGCAAGGGCGCTGGCGCATAAGCGAAGCGCTGCATTTTTTAGAGCAAGTCGATGAAAATACGCGTGCCGCCGAGGTCCTAACGCAGCTGTGTGAGCAATTGGATATGCTCAATGTGGCAAAGCGTATTTATGTGTTTGATCATCAAGCCACCGTGATTCAGAAGTCCATTGCTGGATTTATACAGGTTGCGGCTGACCTGCAGTTAAGCTTACGTGATTTTTATACATGGTGTGCTCAAACCGATGAGGCTGGTGCACAGGCTGCGCAAGCCCTGGTGGTGTGTACGGTTGCCCAAGCAAAAGGCAAGGAATATGAGCATGTACTGATGCCATTATTGGAACAAGGGGAGTTCCCCTCTGCTAAAAACAGTGGGCAAATAGAGCATAATTTATTTTATGTAGGTATCACACGGACTCAAAAACGACTCAGCTTATTTGTGCCTCAGGATAGTCATAAAGTGAGTGACTATTTAGCTGAATTACAGTTAGAGCAAGTCAAAGCCCCCGCTTTAGAACGCTTGCAACAACTGCAGCAGCAACCTTATTTGGTTAAACCCGTACCCGCTAATGCGGGGTCGTTTGTTGCGCCTCAACGTGCGTCCGTGGCGTATGCCTCATCCTCCGCCTCTCAAAATAGTTATGCGGATGGTCGTATTGATTTACGTGTTCCTTTTGCGGATAAAGATCAAGCCAAATCACTCGGTGCGCGCTGGGACCCCGTTAAAAAAACCTGGTATGTCCCCGCTGATTTAGATGAAAGCGCATTTAAGAGATGGAGAGGGTAA
- a CDS encoding MetQ/NlpA family ABC transporter substrate-binding protein yields the protein MSAIAQPLIRLGVTSGPHAQIAEVVAEVAKTKGLDIQLVEFSDGVLINEATSNGDIDANAFQHTPYLNQHIKDRGVRVVSAARTVLLPSAIYSHKYNDLSDVPNGALISIPNDPSNAGRTLKILEQAGFITLKEGLGFEATELDILKNPKGVKILSLDPAQLPRSLADVDLSVINSYIALNANLLPSRDGLLVEDELSDYFCLIGVHEDRQHEPWVHTLVESYRSPEVKQFLTDTFDGNVIAGW from the coding sequence ATGAGTGCGATAGCACAGCCGCTTATTCGTCTTGGGGTTACGTCCGGGCCCCATGCCCAAATCGCCGAGGTAGTGGCTGAGGTAGCTAAAACCAAAGGGCTGGATATACAGTTAGTGGAATTTTCAGATGGGGTTCTTATCAATGAGGCGACCAGTAATGGTGACATTGATGCAAATGCCTTTCAGCATACGCCTTACTTAAATCAACATATTAAAGACAGAGGTGTGCGAGTGGTCTCTGCCGCTCGTACGGTATTGCTCCCATCGGCTATTTATTCACATAAATATAACGACTTGAGTGATGTACCCAATGGGGCATTGATCTCGATTCCGAATGACCCCTCCAATGCAGGGCGAACTTTAAAAATTCTGGAGCAAGCCGGATTTATTACCTTAAAAGAAGGCTTAGGCTTTGAGGCGACCGAGTTAGACATCTTAAAAAACCCAAAAGGGGTAAAGATTCTTTCCTTAGATCCAGCCCAATTGCCACGCTCATTAGCAGATGTGGATTTATCAGTAATCAATTCCTATATTGCCTTAAATGCGAATTTATTGCCTAGTCGTGATGGTCTCTTAGTTGAAGATGAACTGTCTGATTATTTTTGCTTAATTGGTGTGCATGAGGATCGGCAACATGAGCCGTGGGTACATACATTAGTTGAGAGCTATCGTTCGCCAGAGGTTAAGCAGTTTTTAACTGATACCTTTGACGGTAATGTGATTGCAGGGTGGTAA
- a CDS encoding ABC transporter ATP-binding protein, with the protein MLEVKQLQVGYGKKTILQQVDITPIAAGQVVSLLGANGCGKSTLLKSLAGLIKPKQGQIMLNQADLSQQNFEQRAQHVVYLPQSLPASVHLRVFESVLVAANATLRPTQHSATDADSIMLMLEKLGITHLAMRYLDELSGGQKQLVGLAQALIRKPKLLLLDEPLSALDLNYQYHVMQLVKEQTKAHQMISVIVLHDLNVSMQHSDECVLLHSGKVLAQGAVDQVITAPNLATAYGVATRIEPCSQQQLHVFIDGLTASTQGVL; encoded by the coding sequence ATGCTAGAAGTTAAACAACTACAAGTCGGATACGGTAAAAAAACCATTCTGCAACAGGTAGACATTACCCCCATCGCCGCTGGTCAAGTGGTCTCTTTGCTTGGGGCCAATGGCTGTGGCAAATCTACGTTACTGAAAAGTCTAGCTGGCCTCATTAAGCCAAAACAAGGCCAGATCATGCTGAATCAAGCGGACTTGAGCCAACAAAATTTTGAGCAGCGTGCTCAGCATGTGGTCTATCTCCCCCAGTCCTTGCCCGCCTCTGTCCATTTGCGAGTCTTTGAGTCTGTGCTGGTTGCAGCCAATGCCACCTTACGGCCTACTCAACACTCGGCAACCGATGCTGACAGTATTATGCTGATGCTAGAAAAACTGGGCATTACTCATTTAGCTATGCGCTATTTGGACGAACTATCTGGCGGACAAAAGCAATTAGTTGGCTTAGCCCAAGCCCTGATCCGTAAACCCAAGCTATTGCTTTTAGATGAGCCCTTATCTGCATTGGATCTGAACTATCAATACCATGTGATGCAACTGGTCAAAGAGCAAACCAAAGCGCATCAGATGATCAGTGTCATTGTGTTGCACGATCTCAATGTGTCTATGCAGCATAGTGACGAATGCGTCTTATTACATAGCGGTAAAGTCTTAGCACAAGGTGCAGTCGATCAGGTGATTACCGCACCAAATTTAGCTACCGCCTACGGGGTCGCAACGCGTATTGAGCCATGTAGCCAACAGCAACTACATGTTTTTATTGATGGTCTAACTGCCTCCACCCAGGGAGTGTTATGA
- a CDS encoding methionine ABC transporter permease gives MWLDAWISPALVSIVFVSLQQTLHMVLVSALLAVVLGLPLGILLVVTDRRHILDNPSLHKGLGLVVNLVRSTPFIILMVSIIPLTRWIVGTTVGTTAAIVPLTIAITPLFARLVEAAVREVDKSLVDAALSMGGSPWQIMYKVLVPEALPGIIAGLTVTIVSLIGYSTMAGVVGGGGLGDLGIRFGYQRFMPEVMLLVILILVVMVQSIQFLGDRLSKSVNHRLIKDK, from the coding sequence ATGTGGCTTGATGCATGGATTTCGCCCGCTTTAGTCTCTATTGTATTTGTGTCGTTGCAGCAAACGCTGCATATGGTTCTGGTGTCGGCCTTACTTGCTGTGGTGTTAGGGCTGCCATTAGGAATACTATTGGTAGTCACCGATCGGCGACATATTTTAGATAATCCTTCATTGCATAAAGGCTTAGGATTAGTGGTTAATTTAGTGCGATCTACTCCTTTTATTATCCTCATGGTGTCTATCATTCCGTTAACTCGGTGGATTGTTGGCACTACTGTGGGTACTACGGCTGCGATTGTGCCTTTAACTATTGCCATTACGCCGCTATTTGCACGTTTAGTTGAAGCAGCCGTGAGAGAGGTTGATAAAAGCCTGGTTGATGCCGCGCTATCAATGGGTGGCAGCCCTTGGCAAATTATGTATAAAGTGCTCGTGCCCGAAGCCTTACCGGGAATTATTGCTGGTTTAACCGTAACCATCGTGAGCTTAATTGGTTATTCCACCATGGCAGGTGTGGTGGGTGGAGGCGGATTAGGCGATTTAGGTATTCGGTTTGGCTATCAGCGCTTTATGCCTGAAGTCATGCTGCTAGTGATTCTTATCTTAGTTGTAATGGTGCAAAGCATTCAGTTTTTAGGTGATCGTTTATCGAAATCAGTAAACCATCGTTTAATTAAAGATAAGTAA
- a CDS encoding FecCD family ABC transporter permease, translating into MSTTSAPIAAYQHVLSRRLWLMLALVLAIVASLIADFMLGPSGLAWSELYAALFNPASADPTTRVIVWDIRLPFAMMAIAIGMGLGLSGAEMQTILNNPLASPFTLGISSAAAFGASLAIVLNLSIPGIPPSWMIATNAFIFAVFSALLLDAVARWGALSTSSLVLFGIALVFSFNALVSLMQFVASAEALQGLVFWTLGSLSRASWPKVGLMFLAFALLFPLAMRDSWKLTALRLGEERALSFGINVQRLRLSSLLRISLLAALAVSFVGTIGFIGLIAPHIARRLFGEDHRFYLPGSALVGALILSMASIASKNMVSGIIIPVGIVTSLVGVPFFLSVVLRRQAA; encoded by the coding sequence ATGTCAACTACCTCGGCTCCTATCGCCGCCTATCAGCACGTTTTATCACGTCGTCTTTGGCTTATGCTGGCCCTTGTCTTAGCCATCGTTGCCAGTCTAATCGCTGACTTTATGTTGGGCCCATCAGGCTTAGCCTGGTCTGAACTCTATGCAGCGCTTTTTAATCCAGCCAGCGCAGACCCAACCACGCGCGTCATTGTCTGGGATATACGTCTCCCCTTTGCCATGATGGCGATTGCGATAGGCATGGGCCTAGGCTTATCTGGTGCAGAGATGCAAACCATTTTAAATAATCCTTTAGCCAGTCCTTTTACACTGGGTATTTCATCCGCTGCTGCATTTGGGGCCTCTTTAGCTATTGTGTTAAATCTGTCTATTCCTGGCATACCCCCTAGCTGGATGATTGCAACTAATGCGTTTATTTTCGCCGTCTTTTCCGCCTTGCTTTTAGATGCAGTCGCTCGTTGGGGTGCGCTCAGCACATCCTCTTTGGTGCTATTTGGGATTGCCTTGGTCTTTTCCTTTAATGCCTTAGTCTCTTTGATGCAGTTTGTAGCCAGTGCAGAAGCCCTTCAAGGCTTGGTTTTCTGGACTCTAGGTAGTTTATCCAGAGCCAGTTGGCCTAAAGTTGGCCTGATGTTTTTAGCCTTTGCTCTTTTATTTCCTTTGGCTATGCGAGACTCATGGAAACTCACCGCTTTGCGTCTGGGCGAGGAACGAGCGCTTAGCTTTGGTATTAACGTCCAACGTCTGCGCCTTAGCTCTTTATTGCGCATTAGTCTATTGGCTGCGCTTGCGGTTTCCTTTGTAGGAACCATTGGCTTTATCGGTTTGATCGCCCCACACATTGCACGACGACTCTTTGGGGAGGATCATCGTTTTTATCTACCTGGCAGCGCTTTGGTTGGGGCATTAATTTTATCAATGGCCTCTATCGCCTCTAAAAACATGGTGTCGGGCATTATTATCCCTGTGGGTATTGTGACCTCTCTAGTCGGCGTACCCTTTTTCTTGTCCGTGGTATTACGCCGCCAAGCCGCCTAA
- a CDS encoding isopenicillin N synthase family dioxygenase, which yields MTKTTIQLPTLDFTKLHNPDTQSEFYQQLRYIAKEVGFFYLVGHGIKRQDRLDLLEAMKKFFALPKAEKEKISMSQSRHFRGYTAVTEESTRNKPDYREQIDIGEELPALSLRPEDPIWLNLQGPNQWPDAVPELKELALRWQSQSRAIIEQLLRAFLVALDVPTTSLDPILTGAPQHLLKLIHYPARNDQPDSEQGVGAHKDTGLLTFLWQDDNGGLQVETDSGWIDITPIEDAFVINIGEVLELATNGYLRANVHQVLRPKNGLSRYSIAYFITPNVEAKEVPLLPLPLELQQQALGPASDPLNPLFHNLGKNAMKGRLRSHLAVTQRFYPEQYQQIVENNNIS from the coding sequence ATGACAAAGACTACGATTCAATTACCTACTCTTGATTTCACCAAACTACATAACCCAGATACTCAGTCAGAGTTCTACCAACAGTTACGCTATATTGCCAAGGAAGTTGGCTTTTTTTACTTAGTTGGTCATGGAATTAAAAGACAAGATCGGCTTGATTTACTTGAAGCCATGAAAAAATTCTTTGCTTTACCCAAAGCAGAAAAAGAAAAAATCTCCATGAGTCAATCTCGCCATTTTCGAGGTTATACCGCTGTCACAGAGGAAAGTACGCGTAATAAACCGGACTATCGTGAACAGATCGATATTGGCGAAGAATTACCTGCCCTATCTCTGCGTCCAGAAGACCCCATCTGGTTAAATCTACAAGGCCCGAATCAATGGCCTGATGCGGTGCCAGAGCTCAAAGAGTTAGCCTTACGTTGGCAAAGCCAATCACGCGCCATTATTGAGCAGCTATTACGCGCATTTCTGGTTGCCTTAGATGTACCTACGACTAGCCTAGATCCTATTTTGACAGGCGCTCCCCAGCATTTACTTAAACTTATTCATTATCCGGCCCGTAACGATCAACCTGATAGTGAGCAAGGAGTTGGCGCCCATAAAGACACGGGTTTACTAACCTTTTTATGGCAGGATGATAATGGCGGCCTACAAGTTGAAACTGATTCAGGTTGGATAGACATCACACCCATTGAGGATGCTTTTGTCATTAACATAGGCGAGGTGCTGGAGCTAGCCACAAATGGTTATCTGCGGGCGAATGTTCATCAAGTGCTACGGCCAAAAAATGGCTTATCACGCTATTCGATTGCTTATTTCATCACCCCGAATGTAGAGGCTAAAGAGGTTCCCTTATTGCCACTGCCTCTAGAGCTACAACAACAAGCCTTAGGCCCAGCTAGTGATCCTTTAAATCCACTTTTTCATAATTTAGGGAAAAATGCGATGAAAGGTCGATTACGTTCTCATTTAGCGGTAACGCAGCGATTTTATCCAGAGCAATATCAACAAATAGTAGAAAATAATAATATTAGTTGA
- a CDS encoding SapC family protein has protein sequence MSKNNVPGWIALDGSDVNLKINLQNNHYGFLKNQNALPLAQSEFELACKNYPIVFIAANAEGTLLQSVALLGFNQGQNLFVHDDQSWEPHHYIPAYAKRHPFQLGVDAQQQEPLVFVEQSYPGLNHKEGLAFFEGIEPSAYLSQLLHALRTLQVELEQTQHWIMRLKEKGLLVERSIDLTVGNKTERVGGVWVVDTDKLSSLTDEELAQMYHNGTLGLIEQHRLSLLNLDTLAKRATA, from the coding sequence ATGTCTAAAAATAATGTGCCAGGCTGGATTGCGTTAGATGGCAGTGATGTTAATTTAAAAATTAATCTACAGAATAATCATTATGGTTTTTTGAAAAACCAAAATGCGCTGCCTTTGGCTCAAAGTGAGTTTGAGCTGGCCTGCAAAAATTATCCTATCGTTTTTATTGCCGCAAATGCTGAAGGCACGTTATTGCAATCCGTGGCTTTGCTTGGCTTTAATCAAGGTCAAAACCTTTTTGTACACGATGATCAAAGTTGGGAGCCGCACCATTACATTCCCGCCTATGCGAAACGTCACCCCTTCCAGTTAGGTGTTGATGCGCAGCAGCAAGAGCCGTTGGTCTTTGTAGAACAAAGCTATCCAGGTCTAAATCATAAAGAGGGTCTGGCTTTTTTTGAGGGTATAGAGCCTTCCGCTTATTTAAGCCAGTTGTTGCATGCGTTGCGAACTCTACAGGTTGAGCTTGAGCAAACCCAACACTGGATCATGCGCCTCAAAGAAAAAGGCTTGCTGGTTGAACGCTCTATTGATCTGACGGTTGGCAACAAAACCGAGCGAGTCGGCGGTGTGTGGGTGGTGGACACCGATAAACTGTCCTCCTTGACGGATGAGGAGTTAGCGCAGATGTATCACAATGGCACTTTAGGCTTAATTGAGCAGCACCGCCTTTCCTTATTGAATTTAGATACCTTAGCTAAACGAGCAACGGCATAA
- a CDS encoding TerC family protein: MLEFFQTLSWAAVFQIIMIDILLGGDNAVVIALACRNLPEKQRLQGVLWGTAGAIILRVILIAFALTLLTIPYLKIIGALLLAWVAIRLLVPEDESHGNITSSVSVWAAVKTIIIADFVMSLDNVIAIAGAAQLASPDHQLGLVIFGLVISIPIIVWGSTLILKLIDRFPSIVTLGAGLLGWIAGGLLVTDIAYIERFGEPSNTVHYGAQIAGAVVIILLGKLLASRKSKKQPPTPAA; the protein is encoded by the coding sequence ATGTTGGAATTTTTTCAAACACTCAGCTGGGCTGCTGTCTTTCAGATCATCATGATCGACATTTTGCTCGGGGGCGATAATGCAGTTGTTATTGCACTCGCTTGTCGTAATTTGCCTGAAAAACAACGTCTACAAGGCGTCCTTTGGGGGACAGCAGGGGCCATCATTCTACGTGTTATTTTGATTGCTTTTGCCTTAACTCTCTTAACTATCCCGTATTTAAAAATCATAGGTGCCTTATTATTGGCATGGGTAGCGATTCGTCTACTCGTTCCAGAGGATGAAAGTCACGGCAATATTACCAGCAGTGTTTCTGTGTGGGCGGCTGTAAAGACCATCATTATTGCCGACTTTGTTATGAGTTTAGATAACGTCATCGCCATTGCGGGGGCAGCACAATTAGCCAGCCCTGACCATCAATTAGGTCTGGTCATCTTTGGCTTAGTCATCAGTATTCCCATCATTGTTTGGGGCAGCACCCTAATCCTAAAACTCATAGACCGCTTCCCCTCGATCGTCACCTTAGGCGCAGGCTTATTAGGATGGATCGCTGGTGGTCTATTGGTAACTGATATTGCTTATATTGAGCGTTTTGGCGAGCCTAGCAACACCGTTCACTACGGTGCGCAGATTGCTGGCGCCGTTGTGATTATTCTTCTAGGTAAGCTCTTGGCTAGCCGAAAAAGTAAAAAACAACCCCCTACCCCTGCCGCCTAA
- a CDS encoding methionine ABC transporter ATP-binding protein: MSQQPALIQIKGLSKHYVMDEPVLDQISMTVNAGEICGIIGRSGAGKSTLVRCLNGLEKPSSGHIYIQGVDIAQLTGRALRKARRGIGMVFQHFNLLSSRTVAQNVALPLELSGESKELIRPRVSELLALVGLTHKADAYPSELSGGQKQRIGIARALALQPSILLCDEPTSALDPEATEQILSLLSDLNQRLGITILIISHEMQVVRDIATQVAVLEKGQIVEIGSTYEVFAFPKTETTKRFIGATMAHELPAPLAQKLRYKPQSSSYPVIRVIQTQQTIQFPVIALLQQQFAVSAQVLHGRVDYIGSDSLSVLTLSLPEAQAKLVPILNWLSAQELHAEVIGYVA; encoded by the coding sequence ATGAGTCAGCAGCCTGCCTTAATCCAGATAAAAGGGTTAAGTAAGCACTATGTTATGGATGAGCCGGTTTTAGATCAGATATCTATGACGGTTAATGCCGGTGAAATTTGCGGAATTATTGGACGATCTGGAGCCGGAAAAAGCACCTTAGTGCGCTGTTTAAATGGATTAGAAAAACCGTCCTCTGGGCATATTTATATTCAAGGTGTGGATATTGCGCAGTTGACGGGTCGAGCCTTACGCAAAGCGCGTCGAGGTATAGGGATGGTTTTTCAACATTTTAATTTGCTCTCTTCACGAACCGTTGCACAAAATGTGGCTCTGCCACTGGAGCTGTCTGGTGAGTCTAAAGAGCTTATTCGCCCACGTGTGTCCGAGTTATTAGCGTTGGTTGGTTTGACGCATAAAGCAGATGCTTATCCCTCTGAACTGTCCGGAGGTCAAAAACAGCGCATCGGGATTGCACGAGCTTTGGCTTTACAGCCGAGCATTTTATTGTGTGATGAGCCCACATCCGCCCTAGATCCAGAGGCAACCGAGCAGATTCTGTCTTTACTGAGTGATCTGAATCAGCGTCTGGGCATTACGATTCTCATTATCAGTCATGAAATGCAGGTCGTTCGAGACATTGCAACGCAGGTTGCAGTATTGGAAAAGGGACAGATAGTAGAGATAGGTTCTACCTATGAGGTATTTGCCTTTCCGAAAACAGAAACAACAAAACGTTTTATTGGAGCAACAATGGCCCATGAATTACCCGCCCCTTTAGCACAAAAATTGCGATATAAGCCGCAATCAAGCAGTTACCCCGTGATACGTGTGATACAGACGCAGCAGACGATTCAGTTTCCCGTTATTGCGTTATTACAGCAGCAGTTTGCTGTAAGCGCTCAGGTACTGCATGGTCGGGTGGACTATATAGGTAGTGACTCCTTATCCGTATTGACTCTCAGTTTGCCTGAGGCGCAAGCGAAATTAGTCCCTATTTTAAACTGGCTATCGGCTCAGGAACTGCATGCGGAGGTAATAGGCTATGTGGCTTGA